One part of the Haliaeetus albicilla chromosome 27, bHalAlb1.1, whole genome shotgun sequence genome encodes these proteins:
- the FNIP1 gene encoding folliculin-interacting protein 1 isoform X2, with amino-acid sequence MSPKCFSSWPLPEFDPSQIRLIVYQDCERRGRNVLFDSSAKRKIEDVSVSKLCSDAQVRVFGKCCQLKPGGDSSSSLDSSINSSSSFSDPKEQCPKYQGSRCSSDANMLGEMMFGSVAMSYKGSTLKIHQIRSPPQLMLSKVFTARTGSSIYGSLNTLQDSLEFINQDSNTLKPDHSTIMNGLLGNIGLSQLCSPRRAFSEQGPLRLIRSASFFAVHSNPMDMPGREQNEDRDSGIARSASLSSLLITPFPSPGSSFNKSCASSYQRRWRRSQTTSLENGVFPRWSMDESFNLSDDSSGPSPGIVRKKKIAIGVIFSLSRDEDENNKFNEFFFSHFPLFESHMNKLKSAIEQAMKMSRRSADASQRSLAYNRIVDALNEFRTTICNLYTMPRIGEPVWLTMMSGTPEKNQLCHRFMKEFTFLMENASKNQFLPALLTAVLTNHLAWVPTVMPNGQPPIRIFLEKHSSQSVDMLAKTHPYNPLWAQLGDLYGAIGSPVRLAKTVVVGKRHDLVQRLLYFLTYFIRCSELQETHLLENGEDEAIVMPGTVITTTLEKGEVEESEYVLVTMHKNRGNLLPTESEEMRTPSCNCKYCKCPISLAQNIEGVSQQEREDAQNTPKVELESSSDENRTIVPDDCQEDVVDAKQPRPCLDTKLETVVCTGSASPEKRVVTESGLEPTGNMWRSEESLESGNQAVSVTRSPGIAVEKKPPDKLFCDAFPCSAAEAQTKVTFLIGDSMSPDSDIELRSQAVVEQIARHHSPPATEEGVSADQNCEAKQTVEDQNRDCGTAEPFPQVASEHQSWNPNPYNAESMSLFDEYFTDDSSIETRTIDDIPGQAATDLLAHNSSLEFSKKLCTKTSKPPSEFCKFMDSVRQETYKNCFNEQDQREKISIRVPHGDRENVEKKVAPGIDWDIPRNESSDSALGDSESEDTGHDLTRPSSNYYGAEQEDWAEEYEIPFPGSKLVEVNSVQPSIANFGRSLLGGYCSSYVPDFVLQGIGSDEKLRHCLVSDLSHAVQHPVLDEPIAEAVCIIADTDKWTVQVASSQRRMIDNKLGKEVLVSSLVSNLLHSTLQLYKHNLSPNFCVMHLEDRLQELYFKSKMLSEYLKGQMRVHVKELGVVLGIESSDLPLLAAVASTHSPYVAQILL; translated from the exons ctgGCCTTTGCCGGAATTTGACCCAAGTCAGATCCGACTGATTGTGTATCAGGACTGCGAAAGAAGAGGACGGAATGTCTTATTTGACTCCagtgctaaaagaaaaatagaggaTGTTTCGGTGTCG aaacTCTGCAGTGATGCTCAGGTGAGAGTTTTTGGGAAATGTTGCCAACTGAAGCCCGGAGGAGACAGCTCTTCTTCGTTGGATAGTTCAATCAATTCATCCTCCTCATTCTCTGATCCAAAAGAACAATGCCCAAAATACCAG ggttCTCGGTGCTCCTCAGATGCTAACATGCTTGGAGAGATGATGTTTGGCTCTGTGGCGATGAGCTACAAGGGCTCCACATTGAAAATTCACCAGATCcg CTCACCTCCTCAGCTCATGCTCAGCAAGGTTTTCACAGCTCGCACTGGAAGTAGCATCTACGGAAGCCTGAATAC GTTGCAGGACAGTCTTGAGTTCATTAATCAAGACAGCAATACATTAAAGCCTGACCACAGTACAATTATGAATGGACTTCTTGGGAATATAG GTCTTTCACAGCTTTGCAGCCCTAGGCGGGCATTCTCAGAGCAAGGTCCGCTCCGCCTGATCCGGAGCGCCTCTTTCTTTGCAG TTCATAGCAACCCTATGGATATGCCTGGGAGGGAGCAGAATGAGGACAGAGACAGCGGTATAGCAAGATCTG CATCTCTTAGCAGTCTGCTCATCACTCCGTTTCCATCTCCGGGCTCTTCATTTAACAAAAGCTGTGCTAGCAGTTACCAGCGGCGTTGGCGTCGCAGTCAGACTACCAGCTTGGAGAATGGGGTCTTCCCTCGATG GTCCATGGATGAAAGCTTTAACTTGTCAGATGACAGCTCTGGTCCTAGCCCAGGAATtgttaggaagaaaaagatagCAATTGGAGTTATTTTTTCACTCTcgagagatgaagatgaaaacAACAAATTTAATGAGTTCTTCTTCTCACACTTTCCTCTTTTTGAGAGTCACATGAACAAACTGAAGAGTGCAATAGAACAG GCTATGAAAATGAGTCGTAGATCAGCTGATGCCAGTCAGCGGAGTTTGGCATATAACAGAATTGTTGATGCCCTTAATGAATTCAG aaCGACTATTTGCAATCTCTACACGATGCCACGGATTGGGGAGCCTGTCTGGCTTACTATGATGTCAGGGACACCAGAAAAGAACCAGCTTTGCCATCGCTTCATGAAGGAATTCACATTCTTGATGGAAAATGCTTCTAAAAACCA GTTTTTACCAGCTTTACTGACTGCAGTCCTGACTAACCACTTGGCCTGGGTCCCTACCGTCATGCCGAATGGCCAGCCGCCTATACGAATCTTCCTAGAAAAGCATTCTTCCCAGAGCGTGGACATGCTGGCCAAAACTCATCCATACAACCCGCTGTGGGCACAGCTCG GTGACCTCTATGGGGCTATTGGATCGCCTGTGAGATTAGCAAAAACAGTTGTGGTTGGCAAAAGGCATGACCTGGTACAGAGATTGCTTTATTTCCTTACTTACTTCATCAGATGCTCTGAACTTCAAGAGACGCATCTTTTAGAAAATGGGGAAGATGAAGCCATTGTCATGCCTGGAACTGTTATAACTACCACGCTGGAGAAAGGAGAAGTAGAAGAATCTGAGTATGTGCTTGTCACAATGCACAAGAACAGGGGCAACTTGCTGCCGACGGAATCTGAAGAAATGAGAACCCCTAGCTGTAACTGTAAATATTGCAAATGTCCGATTTCCCTTGCACAAAACATAGAAGGTGTTTCACAGCAAGAGAGAGAAGATGCACAAAACACTCCTAAGGTAGAGCTGGAATCCTCTTCAGATGAGAACAGAACTATTGTTCCTGATGATTGCCAGGAAGATGTTGTTGATGCTAAGCAACCGAGACCCTGCCTGGACACAAAACTAGAGACCGTGGTGTGCACAGGGTCAGCCTCACCAGAAAAACGTGTAGTGACGGAATCTGGTTTGGAGCCAACAGGAAACATGTGGAGGAGTGAAGAGTCACTGGAATCGGGCAACCAGGCGGTCAGTGTAACAAGGTCACCCGGTATAGCTGTGGAAAAGAAGCCGCCAGATAAGCTCTTCTGCGATGCGTTTCCTTGCAGTGCTGCCGAAGCTCAGACAAAGGTGACTTTCCTCATCGGAGATTCCATGTCACCCGATTCAGACATCGAACTCAGAAGTCAGGCAGTAGTGGAACAAATTGCTAGGCATCACAGCCCACCAGCAACGGAGGAAGGAGTGTCTGCTGATCAGAACTGTGAAGCTAAACAAACTGTTGAGGACCAAAATAGAGACTGTGGGACAGCTGAACCCTTTCCTCAAGTTGCTAGTGAGCATCAGAGCTGGAATCCAAATCCATACAATGCTGAGAGCATGAGTCTGTTTGATGAATATTTTACTGATGACAGTTCAATTGAAACCCGGACTATTGATGATATTCCAGGGCAAGCAGCTACAGACCTTCTTGCTCACAACAGTAGTTTAGAGTTTTCTAAAAAGCTGTGTACAAAGACTAGCAAACCACCTAGCGAGTTTTGTAAATTTATGGACTCTGTTCGACAAGAGACCTACAAAAACTGCTTTAATGAGCAGGACCAAAGAGAGAAAATCTCTATTCGCGTCCCCCATGGGGACAGAGAAAATGTAGAGAAAAAAGTCGCCCCGGGAATTGATTGGGACATTCCAAGAAATGAGAGTTCAGATAGTGCCCTGGGTGACAGCGAAAGTGAGGATACAGGTCATGATCTAACTAGACCAAGCAGTAACTATTATGGAGCAGAGCAAGAAGATTGGGCAGAAGAATATGAGATTCCTTTTCCTGG GTCAAAATTAGTTGAAGTGAACTCTGTCCAGCCCAGTATTGCCAATTTTGGAAGATCCTTACTAGGTGGCTACTGTTCGTCTTATGTCCCTGACTTTGTTTTGCAAGGAATAGGAAGTGATGAAAAGCTGAGGCACTGTTTGGTGTCAGATTTGTCTCATGCTGTGCAG CATCCTGTTCTGGATGAACCGATTGCAGAAGCCGTCTGCATTATTGCAGACACGGACAAATGGACGGTGCAAGTGGCCAGCAGCCAGAGACGAATGATTGATAATAAGCTGGGAAAAGAAGTGTTAGTCTCGAGTCTCGTCTCCAACCTGCTTCATTCCACCCTTCAGCTTTACAAGCATAATTTATCTCCAAACTTT TGTGTTATGCACCTGGAAGATCGGCTGCAGGAGCTCTACTTCAAAAGCAAGATGCTGTCCGAGTATCTCAAGGGCCAGATGAGAGTTCACGTCAAGGAGCTGGGCGTGGTGCTGGG GATTGAATCCAGCGACCTCCCTTTACTGGCAGCTGTAGCAAGCACTCACTCTCCGTACGTTGCCCAGATACTACTTTAA
- the FNIP1 gene encoding folliculin-interacting protein 1 isoform X3, which yields MLPSWPLPEFDPSQIRLIVYQDCERRGRNVLFDSSAKRKIEDVSVSKLCSDAQVRVFGKCCQLKPGGDSSSSLDSSINSSSSFSDPKEQCPKYQGSRCSSDANMLGEMMFGSVAMSYKGSTLKIHQIRSPPQLMLSKVFTARTGSSIYGSLNTLQDSLEFINQDSNTLKPDHSTIMNGLLGNIGLSQLCSPRRAFSEQGPLRLIRSASFFAVHSNPMDMPGREQNEDRDSGIARSASLSSLLITPFPSPGSSFNKSCASSYQRRWRRSQTTSLENGVFPRWSMDESFNLSDDSSGPSPGIVRKKKIAIGVIFSLSRDEDENNKFNEFFFSHFPLFESHMNKLKSAIEQAMKMSRRSADASQRSLAYNRIVDALNEFRTTICNLYTMPRIGEPVWLTMMSGTPEKNQLCHRFMKEFTFLMENASKNQFLPALLTAVLTNHLAWVPTVMPNGQPPIRIFLEKHSSQSVDMLAKTHPYNPLWAQLGDLYGAIGSPVRLAKTVVVGKRHDLVQRLLYFLTYFIRCSELQETHLLENGEDEAIVMPGTVITTTLEKGEVEESEYVLVTMHKNRGNLLPTESEEMRTPSCNCKYCKCPISLAQNIEGVSQQEREDAQNTPKVELESSSDENRTIVPDDCQEDVVDAKQPRPCLDTKLETVVCTGSASPEKRVVTESGLEPTGNMWRSEESLESGNQAVSVTRSPGIAVEKKPPDKLFCDAFPCSAAEAQTKVTFLIGDSMSPDSDIELRSQAVVEQIARHHSPPATEEGVSADQNCEAKQTVEDQNRDCGTAEPFPQVASEHQSWNPNPYNAESMSLFDEYFTDDSSIETRTIDDIPGQAATDLLAHNSSLEFSKKLCTKTSKPPSEFCKFMDSVRQETYKNCFNEQDQREKISIRVPHGDRENVEKKVAPGIDWDIPRNESSDSALGDSESEDTGHDLTRPSSNYYGAEQEDWAEEYEIPFPGSKLVEVNSVQPSIANFGRSLLGGYCSSYVPDFVLQGIGSDEKLRHCLVSDLSHAVQHPVLDEPIAEAVCIIADTDKWTVQVASSQRRMIDNKLGKEVLVSSLVSNLLHSTLQLYKHNLSPNFCVMHLEDRLQELYFKSKMLSEYLKGQMRVHVKELGVVLGIESSDLPLLAAVASTHSPYVAQILL from the exons ATGCTTCCCAG ctgGCCTTTGCCGGAATTTGACCCAAGTCAGATCCGACTGATTGTGTATCAGGACTGCGAAAGAAGAGGACGGAATGTCTTATTTGACTCCagtgctaaaagaaaaatagaggaTGTTTCGGTGTCG aaacTCTGCAGTGATGCTCAGGTGAGAGTTTTTGGGAAATGTTGCCAACTGAAGCCCGGAGGAGACAGCTCTTCTTCGTTGGATAGTTCAATCAATTCATCCTCCTCATTCTCTGATCCAAAAGAACAATGCCCAAAATACCAG ggttCTCGGTGCTCCTCAGATGCTAACATGCTTGGAGAGATGATGTTTGGCTCTGTGGCGATGAGCTACAAGGGCTCCACATTGAAAATTCACCAGATCcg CTCACCTCCTCAGCTCATGCTCAGCAAGGTTTTCACAGCTCGCACTGGAAGTAGCATCTACGGAAGCCTGAATAC GTTGCAGGACAGTCTTGAGTTCATTAATCAAGACAGCAATACATTAAAGCCTGACCACAGTACAATTATGAATGGACTTCTTGGGAATATAG GTCTTTCACAGCTTTGCAGCCCTAGGCGGGCATTCTCAGAGCAAGGTCCGCTCCGCCTGATCCGGAGCGCCTCTTTCTTTGCAG TTCATAGCAACCCTATGGATATGCCTGGGAGGGAGCAGAATGAGGACAGAGACAGCGGTATAGCAAGATCTG CATCTCTTAGCAGTCTGCTCATCACTCCGTTTCCATCTCCGGGCTCTTCATTTAACAAAAGCTGTGCTAGCAGTTACCAGCGGCGTTGGCGTCGCAGTCAGACTACCAGCTTGGAGAATGGGGTCTTCCCTCGATG GTCCATGGATGAAAGCTTTAACTTGTCAGATGACAGCTCTGGTCCTAGCCCAGGAATtgttaggaagaaaaagatagCAATTGGAGTTATTTTTTCACTCTcgagagatgaagatgaaaacAACAAATTTAATGAGTTCTTCTTCTCACACTTTCCTCTTTTTGAGAGTCACATGAACAAACTGAAGAGTGCAATAGAACAG GCTATGAAAATGAGTCGTAGATCAGCTGATGCCAGTCAGCGGAGTTTGGCATATAACAGAATTGTTGATGCCCTTAATGAATTCAG aaCGACTATTTGCAATCTCTACACGATGCCACGGATTGGGGAGCCTGTCTGGCTTACTATGATGTCAGGGACACCAGAAAAGAACCAGCTTTGCCATCGCTTCATGAAGGAATTCACATTCTTGATGGAAAATGCTTCTAAAAACCA GTTTTTACCAGCTTTACTGACTGCAGTCCTGACTAACCACTTGGCCTGGGTCCCTACCGTCATGCCGAATGGCCAGCCGCCTATACGAATCTTCCTAGAAAAGCATTCTTCCCAGAGCGTGGACATGCTGGCCAAAACTCATCCATACAACCCGCTGTGGGCACAGCTCG GTGACCTCTATGGGGCTATTGGATCGCCTGTGAGATTAGCAAAAACAGTTGTGGTTGGCAAAAGGCATGACCTGGTACAGAGATTGCTTTATTTCCTTACTTACTTCATCAGATGCTCTGAACTTCAAGAGACGCATCTTTTAGAAAATGGGGAAGATGAAGCCATTGTCATGCCTGGAACTGTTATAACTACCACGCTGGAGAAAGGAGAAGTAGAAGAATCTGAGTATGTGCTTGTCACAATGCACAAGAACAGGGGCAACTTGCTGCCGACGGAATCTGAAGAAATGAGAACCCCTAGCTGTAACTGTAAATATTGCAAATGTCCGATTTCCCTTGCACAAAACATAGAAGGTGTTTCACAGCAAGAGAGAGAAGATGCACAAAACACTCCTAAGGTAGAGCTGGAATCCTCTTCAGATGAGAACAGAACTATTGTTCCTGATGATTGCCAGGAAGATGTTGTTGATGCTAAGCAACCGAGACCCTGCCTGGACACAAAACTAGAGACCGTGGTGTGCACAGGGTCAGCCTCACCAGAAAAACGTGTAGTGACGGAATCTGGTTTGGAGCCAACAGGAAACATGTGGAGGAGTGAAGAGTCACTGGAATCGGGCAACCAGGCGGTCAGTGTAACAAGGTCACCCGGTATAGCTGTGGAAAAGAAGCCGCCAGATAAGCTCTTCTGCGATGCGTTTCCTTGCAGTGCTGCCGAAGCTCAGACAAAGGTGACTTTCCTCATCGGAGATTCCATGTCACCCGATTCAGACATCGAACTCAGAAGTCAGGCAGTAGTGGAACAAATTGCTAGGCATCACAGCCCACCAGCAACGGAGGAAGGAGTGTCTGCTGATCAGAACTGTGAAGCTAAACAAACTGTTGAGGACCAAAATAGAGACTGTGGGACAGCTGAACCCTTTCCTCAAGTTGCTAGTGAGCATCAGAGCTGGAATCCAAATCCATACAATGCTGAGAGCATGAGTCTGTTTGATGAATATTTTACTGATGACAGTTCAATTGAAACCCGGACTATTGATGATATTCCAGGGCAAGCAGCTACAGACCTTCTTGCTCACAACAGTAGTTTAGAGTTTTCTAAAAAGCTGTGTACAAAGACTAGCAAACCACCTAGCGAGTTTTGTAAATTTATGGACTCTGTTCGACAAGAGACCTACAAAAACTGCTTTAATGAGCAGGACCAAAGAGAGAAAATCTCTATTCGCGTCCCCCATGGGGACAGAGAAAATGTAGAGAAAAAAGTCGCCCCGGGAATTGATTGGGACATTCCAAGAAATGAGAGTTCAGATAGTGCCCTGGGTGACAGCGAAAGTGAGGATACAGGTCATGATCTAACTAGACCAAGCAGTAACTATTATGGAGCAGAGCAAGAAGATTGGGCAGAAGAATATGAGATTCCTTTTCCTGG GTCAAAATTAGTTGAAGTGAACTCTGTCCAGCCCAGTATTGCCAATTTTGGAAGATCCTTACTAGGTGGCTACTGTTCGTCTTATGTCCCTGACTTTGTTTTGCAAGGAATAGGAAGTGATGAAAAGCTGAGGCACTGTTTGGTGTCAGATTTGTCTCATGCTGTGCAG CATCCTGTTCTGGATGAACCGATTGCAGAAGCCGTCTGCATTATTGCAGACACGGACAAATGGACGGTGCAAGTGGCCAGCAGCCAGAGACGAATGATTGATAATAAGCTGGGAAAAGAAGTGTTAGTCTCGAGTCTCGTCTCCAACCTGCTTCATTCCACCCTTCAGCTTTACAAGCATAATTTATCTCCAAACTTT TGTGTTATGCACCTGGAAGATCGGCTGCAGGAGCTCTACTTCAAAAGCAAGATGCTGTCCGAGTATCTCAAGGGCCAGATGAGAGTTCACGTCAAGGAGCTGGGCGTGGTGCTGGG GATTGAATCCAGCGACCTCCCTTTACTGGCAGCTGTAGCAAGCACTCACTCTCCGTACGTTGCCCAGATACTACTTTAA